Proteins encoded together in one Solanum lycopersicum chromosome 7, SLM_r2.1 window:
- the LOC101265257 gene encoding mitogen-activated protein kinase kinase kinase 18-like: MEWIRGPIIGRGSSATVSLATDSSGVVFAVKSTEQSCLQREYSLVSQLNSPFLVKCFGFEQNEQVYNMFMEYVQGGTLSDLIKRQGGSLNECMIKLYAQQILQGLDYLHSIGIVHCDVKGQNILICENGNVKIADLGCAKLMKDGKNSGFSGTPAFMAPEVARSEEQGFAADIWAFGCTIIEMATGLVPWCEINDPVSALYRIGYSGDMPQFPNNMSKDATEFLGKCLMKCPNQRWTAKQLLQHPFLQSVETNSWKFEELKRDSPTSILDQGFWNSFEVMESSSFESTNTIDSAADRIRQLIGTEGISCSLMPNWIEDEDWVTVRSNETEEKSIISEQNCEMIDDFGELLDMDTSVSIIFPEDEIVDSLNLEALLVDCINYEIISIFHTVNSSINLIISPEIVGDVFVSEFNDSEMKRLKFFGPIMYSFSHLTLVVIFLLFKFNNFLKIISISTRDRNKICVICNQSVDSTGRIILNCNLSLTRQTDKCQ; the protein is encoded by the coding sequence ATGGAGTGGATTCGTGGTCCGATAATTGGCCGTGGCTCTTCGGCCACTGTTTCACTCGCTACCGATTCTTCTGGAGTAGTCTTTGCTGTTAAATCTACTGAACAATCTTGTTTGCAAAGAGAGTATTCTCTTGTTTCTCAGTTGAATTCCCCGTTTTTAGTTAAGTGCTTCGGTTTTGAACAAAATGAACAAGTTTATAATATGTTTATGGAGTATGTACAAGGTGGAACTCTTTCTGATTTGATTAAGAGACAAGGAGGTTCGTTGAATGAATGTATGATCAAATTATACGCTCAACAAATCTTACAGGGATTGGATTATCTTCACTCCATTGGGATTGTGCATTGTGATGTGAAAGGGCAGAACATTTTGATTTGTGAAAATGGGAATGTTAAAATTGCTGATTTGGGATGTGCGAAATTGATGAAAGATGGAAAAAATTCTGGATTTTCCGGTACACCGGCTTTTATGGCACCTGAAGTTGCTCGAAGCGAAGAACAAGGATTTGCGGCTGATATTTGGGCTTTTGGTTGTACAATTATTGAGATGGCTACAGGATTAGTTCCTTGGTGTGAGATCAATGATCCTGTTTCTGCTCTGTATAGAATTGGTTATTCAGGGGATATGCCACAATTCCCAAACAATATGTCAAAGGATGCCACAGAATTTCTCGGTAAATGCTTGATGAAATGCCCGAACCAGCGTTGGACTGCTAAACAACTTCTTCAACATCCGTTTTTGCAATCTGTAGAGACAAATTCATGGAAATTTGAAGAATTGAAGAGGGATTCTCCTACAAGCATTTTGGATCAGGGGTTTTGGAATTCGTTCGAGGTGATGGAATCGTCTTCATTCGAGTCAACCAACACCATTGATTCTGCTGCAGATAGGATCAGACAATTGATTGGTACTGAGGGAATATCATGCTCTTTGATGCCTAATTGGATTGAGGATGAAGATTGGGTGACAGTTAGAAGCAACGAAACAGAAGAAAAATCGATAATTTCAGAGCAAAACTGCGAGATGATCGATGATTTTGGAGAATTGTTGGATATGGATACATCAGTGTCAATAATTTTTCCTGAAGATGAGATTGTGGACTCACTGAACTTAGAAGCTCTTTTAGTTGATTGCATTAACTATGAGATTATTAGCATTTTTCATACGGTTAATAGtagtataaatttgattatttctcCTGAGATTGTTGGAGATGTTTTTGTATCTGAATTCAATGATTCTGAAATGAAAAGATTGAAATTTTTTGGTCCAATTATGTATTCATTTTCTCATTTGACGTTAGTTgtcatatttcttctttttaaattcaataattttttaaaaataatctctaTATCCACACGAGACAGAAATAAGATTTGTGTAATATGTAACCAGTCTGTAGACTCGACTGGTAGGATTATACTCAATTGTAATTTATCATTAACAAGGCAAACGGATAAATGCCAGTAA